The nucleotide sequence CGGCGGTGGCTGTGGAGTCGTTCGAATCGTTGTCGACGACGATCACTTCCTCGACGGGAGCGAGGCCACGAAAGGTCGTGACTATCTTCGGGACGGTCTCCGCTTCGTTGCGACACGGGACGACGACAGTCACCTCGTTTTCGTATCTCTCGGGGGGGCGCCGGTGGTCGAGAACCCAGTCGTCTTTCGGGGATCGAGGCTCGATGGATTGCAGGTGATCCCAGTAGATATCACCGTCCATGAGCTGTCCTTTCTCGTCGAACACCACTCGATACGTGAACTGAAAGAACTCTCCGCTCGTTTTGCGCCAGATCTCGTCGATGTTCCGAACGACCAGTTCGACGCCCCCGAGGGTCCCCTGACCCCAGCAGCCGGCGACTAGAAAGACGACGTCGCCGTCGTACGGATGTGGCAGAAGGGACACGATTCCGTAGTCTTCCATCCGCTCTTTGGGATTCGGATCGGGCGGGTCATGAACCACGTAGTCATTGCTGAGCACACGATTCCGGTCGGTATCGAAATAAAACTCCAACCCCAGATTCCGCTCCGGATTCAGAACGCGTTCGGCGATAGTGTTGTTCACCGGGCCGCCCAACGCGATGACGTTCTTGTCCCGCCAGTCACCGGGATGTTGTTCGGTCACTGACGACGGCGTCCGGTCCGGCGAAGAGATTCCCGCCAGATGTGACGTCAGTTCCTGGAGGGCGCGAGCGTCGAACGGGCCAGTACCCCTAGTTCGGCCCGGATGCCTGTTTTCGGTCGTCGCGGAGATGATGATCGAGTCGTGATCGAGCCACGGCTCCCAGAAGTTGCGGGAAGCACGAACCTCGTATCGGTCGAGCAGATATCGGGCCGAACGATCGGCGGCGACACCGAGAAGTCCCGAAACGAGCGCGATACCGATAGAGCCTGTCACACTCATGACTGCGTACGATGATTAGTCAATAGATAAATATGTTTGTCGCCCTGCAGGCCGCGTGCGGCCCCGTCGGACGTGCAAACGGATCCGACCCCGGGTTAGCCGAGATCCGATTCGGCGGCCCCACGATAGATCCGCACGCACCGCTCGACGACGTCCACGGAGACGCTCTCGGCGTCGGTGTGGGCCTCGCCGGGTTCGGCCGCGCCACAGACCACGCAGGTCGTCCCCGCGGCGGCCAGCCAGCCCGCGTCGGTGGCGTGTGGTTTGACCACCCGCTCCGGGTCCCCCTCCTGGGCCGTTCGGGCTGCCTCGACCACCCCGTCCGCGAACCCGGCGTCGTCGCAGGCCATCGGCGGGAGGTCCTGGTCGACGACCCACTCGACGCCGTCGACCGCCTCCGTCCGTTCCAGCGCCGCCCGGTCGCCGGGGACCGTCCGCTCGTCGACGGTGACGGCACACGACTCGGGGATCACGTTCCAGGCCGATCCGCCCTCGATTTCGGTGACCGCGACGCTCCCGCGTACGTCGTGACCGAGCACCGTCGTCGCCGGGGCGTCGAGGTCCCGGACGACGTCGACGGCGTCGCAGGCACGGTAGACGGCGTTGGCGCCGGCCTCGGGCTCGCTGGCGTGGGCGCTCTCGCCGGCGACGCGGAGCGTGCTCCCGCGCCGGCCCTTGTGGGCGACGGCGACGTCGGTGACGCCCGGCGCTGAGTAGCCGGTCGACCCCTCGCCGACGACGGCGAAGTCGGGGGCGAAGCCGTCGTCGACGGCCGCGCGGGCGCCGACGCCACCCCGTTCCTCGCCGACGAAGGAGGCGAAGACGAGTTCGTGTTCGGGGGCGGCGTCGCGGAAGGCCACCATCGCCGCCGCGAGGCTCCCCTTCATGTCGGCGGTGCCGCGGCCGTACAGGCGGCCGTCGCGCTCCGCGATCACGTAGCCGTCGTCGGCGACCTGTTCGTCGGCGGGCGGCACCACGTCGTGGTGGCCGACGAGCGCGAGCGAGCGCTCGCCCGCGCCGCGGCGGGCGATCACGTTCCCGTGGGCGTCCCGCTCGACGGCGGCGTCGGTCTCCGTGCGGAGCCACGACTCGACGGCGTCGCCCGCGGCGCGTTCGTCCTCGTGGCTCGGTATCTCGGCGAGCCGGTGGGTCAGATCGACGGCGTCGTGCATGGCTCCGCCGAGGGGGGCCGGCCCCTTAGGCCCTGTCGGTCGTGCGGTCGCCGGAACGTCGCTTGAATACGCTTATCCGTCTCGCCGCCCGAATTCCGGCATGAACATCGTCCCGGACACGAGCGCGGTCGTCGACGGCCGCGTGTCCGAACGCGTCGAGTCGGGGGCCTACGAGGGAGCGACGATCACCGTTCCCGAGGCCGTCGTCGGCGAACTCGAGTGGCAGGCCAACGAGGGTCACGACACCGGCTGGGAGGGCATCGAGGAGCTCCAGCGGCTGATCGGCCTGGCCGAGGACGGCACGATCACCGTCGAGTACCACGGCGCGCGGCCCGACGCCGGACAGAAGCGCGACGCCGACGAGGGCGAGATCGACGCCATCGTCCGCGACGTGGCCGCCGACCTGGACGCCACGCTGCTGACCAGCGACGTAGTGCAGGCCGAGGTGAGCAAGGCCAAGGGCCTGACCGTCGAGTACGTCGAACCCCGGGGTCGCGAGGAGGGCGGCGACGAGGGCCTGGAGATCGAGCAGTTCTTCGACGAGACGACGATGAGCGTCCACCTCCGGGCAGGGGCGAAGCCCAAGGCCAAGCGCGGCGCCATCGGCGACATGCATTACGAGACCATCCGGGACGGGGCGACGACCGAGGCGGAGATGAAGGAGTTCGCCCACGACGTCATGGAGACGGCACGGGCGAGTCCGGACGGCTTCGTCGAACTCGACGAGCCGGGGATGACCATCGTCCAGTACCGCTCCTACCGGATCGCGGTCGCGCGCCCGCCCTTCGCCGACGGCTTCGAGATCACCGCCGTCCGGCCGATCGTCAAGACCGACTTGGACGACTACGAGTTCGCCGACGACCTCAAGCAGCGCCTGCTCGAACGCCAGCGGGGCGTGCTCATCTCGGGGGCACCCGGCGCCGGCAAGTCCACGTTCGCCCAGGCGGTCGCGGAGTTCCTCGCGAGCCACGACAACGCGGTCAAGACGATGGAGAAGCCCCGCGACCTGCAGGTCGGGTCCGATATCACCCAGTACACGGCGCTCGGCGGCGACATGGCCAAGACCGCCGATTCGCTCCTCTTGGTCCGCCCGGACTACACCATCTACGACGAGGTGCGCAAGACCGACGACTTCGAGGTCTTCGCCGACATGCGACTGGCGGGGGTCGGCATGGTCGGCGTCGTCCACGCCACCCGCGCCATCGACGCGCTGCAACGACTCGTGGGCCGGGTCGAACTCGGCATGATCCCGCAGGTCGTCGACACGGTGGTCTACATCGAGGCCGGCCGCGTCGACACCGTCTACGACGTGACGACCGAGGTAAAGGTGCCCGAGGGGCTGACCGCCGAGGACCTCGCGCGCCCGGTCATCCAGATCGCCGACTTCGAGACCGGCAAACCCGCCTACGAGATCTACACCTTCAACCGGCAGGTCGTCACGGTCCCCCTCGACGACGATGAGGGGAGCGAGACCGGCGTCTCCCGACTCGCCCGCAAGGAGGTCGAACGCGAGATCCGCTCCATCGCCCGCGGCCACGTCGAGGTGGAGTTGAAGGGGCAAAACGAGGCCGTCGTCTACGTCGAGGAGGACGACATCTCCTACGTGATCGGCAAGGGTGGCGGCCGGATCAGCGACGTGGAGGACCGCCTCGGCATCGACATCGACGTGCGGACCCTCGACGAGCGGCCGGGCGGGAGCGGCGGCTCGGGCGGATCGAGCGGGAGCGACGGGAGCGCCGCCGGCCGCGAGGGCACCGTCGTCACGCCCGAGGTCACTTCCCGACACGTCGTCGTCGACGCGGGGTCGGCCGCCGAAGTGGGCCAGACGGTCGAGGTGCGGGCCGACGGCGAGTACCTGTTCACCGCGACGGTGGGCCGCGGGGGCGAGATTCAGGTGTCACGGGGGAGCGCCATCGCCGACGAACTCGAGCGGGCCATCGACGACAAGCGACGGATCACGGTCGTCCAGGCCTAGTCGCACTCGGCGCAGGCCGCCTCCGTCTCGCCGCACTCCTCGGCCAGTTTCGCCTCGTTGAGTTGATAGAGGTTCTGTCGGGCGTCGGCGAAGTAGACGTCCTCGTCGACGACGCCGATATCTTCGAGTCGTTCGAGCGCGTACCGAACCGTCCGAGCCGAGAGCATCGACTCCTCGACGATCCCCTTCTGGGTCAGCGACCCGTTGTATTCGAGGACCTTGAAAACCAGTTTCGCGCTCGGGGGAAGGTCGTCCAGACCTTCCTCTTCAGTTCCAGCCATCGTGTGATGGAAGCGTAGCCACCGGCATAAATCTTCACGACCGACGCCGGTACGATGGACGACCGACCGGTTCCCCGTATCGAACGCCTTTTGACGCCCGGTGCCGGAGGGGCGTGTATGGCTACGGAAACGCAGACGGGCC is from Haloplanus salinarum and encodes:
- a CDS encoding glycosyltransferase — encoded protein: MGGPVNNTIAERVLNPERNLGLEFYFDTDRNRVLSNDYVVHDPPDPNPKERMEDYGIVSLLPHPYDGDVVFLVAGCWGQGTLGGVELVVRNIDEIWRKTSGEFFQFTYRVVFDEKGQLMDGDIYWDHLQSIEPRSPKDDWVLDHRRPPERYENEVTVVVPCRNEAETVPKIVTTFRGLAPVEEVIVVDNDSNDSTATAAGQAGAHVIKETRVGKGHAVLAGLDAADTDFVFSIDGDIENPSADWLYEAIDRHDQGNDIVRADPDYYPPLVVQCVKPLLRRFFPSVAGADQPLGGIVFFRRSYRRSLTEYTGWEFDIGLTLLVSKRNLSYAEFDIGSLIHGERAEHRIVEMSEEILETLIDETPLADD
- a CDS encoding winged helix-turn-helix domain-containing protein; this translates as MAGTEEEGLDDLPPSAKLVFKVLEYNGSLTQKGIVEESMLSARTVRYALERLEDIGVVDEDVYFADARQNLYQLNEAKLAEECGETEAACAECD
- a CDS encoding M20 family metallopeptidase, whose product is MHDAVDLTHRLAEIPSHEDERAAGDAVESWLRTETDAAVERDAHGNVIARRGAGERSLALVGHHDVVPPADEQVADDGYVIAERDGRLYGRGTADMKGSLAAAMVAFRDAAPEHELVFASFVGEERGGVGARAAVDDGFAPDFAVVGEGSTGYSAPGVTDVAVAHKGRRGSTLRVAGESAHASEPEAGANAVYRACDAVDVVRDLDAPATTVLGHDVRGSVAVTEIEGGSAWNVIPESCAVTVDERTVPGDRAALERTEAVDGVEWVVDQDLPPMACDDAGFADGVVEAARTAQEGDPERVVKPHATDAGWLAAAGTTCVVCGAAEPGEAHTDAESVSVDVVERCVRIYRGAAESDLG
- a CDS encoding PINc/VapC family ATPase is translated as MNIVPDTSAVVDGRVSERVESGAYEGATITVPEAVVGELEWQANEGHDTGWEGIEELQRLIGLAEDGTITVEYHGARPDAGQKRDADEGEIDAIVRDVAADLDATLLTSDVVQAEVSKAKGLTVEYVEPRGREEGGDEGLEIEQFFDETTMSVHLRAGAKPKAKRGAIGDMHYETIRDGATTEAEMKEFAHDVMETARASPDGFVELDEPGMTIVQYRSYRIAVARPPFADGFEITAVRPIVKTDLDDYEFADDLKQRLLERQRGVLISGAPGAGKSTFAQAVAEFLASHDNAVKTMEKPRDLQVGSDITQYTALGGDMAKTADSLLLVRPDYTIYDEVRKTDDFEVFADMRLAGVGMVGVVHATRAIDALQRLVGRVELGMIPQVVDTVVYIEAGRVDTVYDVTTEVKVPEGLTAEDLARPVIQIADFETGKPAYEIYTFNRQVVTVPLDDDEGSETGVSRLARKEVEREIRSIARGHVEVELKGQNEAVVYVEEDDISYVIGKGGGRISDVEDRLGIDIDVRTLDERPGGSGGSGGSSGSDGSAAGREGTVVTPEVTSRHVVVDAGSAAEVGQTVEVRADGEYLFTATVGRGGEIQVSRGSAIADELERAIDDKRRITVVQA